A portion of the Lolium rigidum isolate FL_2022 chromosome 1, APGP_CSIRO_Lrig_0.1, whole genome shotgun sequence genome contains these proteins:
- the LOC124688256 gene encoding uncharacterized protein LOC124688256 isoform X1: protein MLGCLSRRLRKLRWPSTFPPATMHCDDVLFHLASPAMWTASLIPSRTYLFHILSMFHEIWRFSYKPGTLKNAQNSHGDVPFWFIENFMQWMACHHVLLSWTLCPWAASSCDTDVAFRLHRKHNKRKDGF from the exons ATGCTCGGCTGCCTCAGTCGGAGACTAAGAAAGCTACGGTGGCCCTCCACTTTTCCTCCGGCAACCATGCACTGTGATGATGTTCTGTTCCACCTCGCCTCCCCTGCCATGTGGACTGCCTCCTTGATTCCCAG CAGGACCTATCTTTTCCACATACTTTCTATGTTTCATGAGATTTGGCGATTCAGTTATAAGCCTggtactttgaaaaatgcacagaaCAGCCATGGTGATGTGCCATTTTGGTTTATTGAG AATTTCATGCAGTGGATGGCATGTCACCACGTTCTTCTCTCCTGGACCCTTTGTCCTTGGGCTGCAAGCTCCtgcgacacggatgtcgccttcaGGCTTCACAGGAAGCACAACAAAAGGAAAGATGGTTTTTAG
- the LOC124688256 gene encoding uncharacterized protein LOC124688256 isoform X2, whose amino-acid sequence MLGCLSRRLRKLRWPSTFPPATMHCDDVLFHLASPAMWTASLIPRTYLFHILSMFHEIWRFSYKPGTLKNAQNSHGDVPFWFIENFMQWMACHHVLLSWTLCPWAASSCDTDVAFRLHRKHNKRKDGF is encoded by the exons ATGCTCGGCTGCCTCAGTCGGAGACTAAGAAAGCTACGGTGGCCCTCCACTTTTCCTCCGGCAACCATGCACTGTGATGATGTTCTGTTCCACCTCGCCTCCCCTGCCATGTGGACTGCCTCCTTGATTCCCAG GACCTATCTTTTCCACATACTTTCTATGTTTCATGAGATTTGGCGATTCAGTTATAAGCCTggtactttgaaaaatgcacagaaCAGCCATGGTGATGTGCCATTTTGGTTTATTGAG AATTTCATGCAGTGGATGGCATGTCACCACGTTCTTCTCTCCTGGACCCTTTGTCCTTGGGCTGCAAGCTCCtgcgacacggatgtcgccttcaGGCTTCACAGGAAGCACAACAAAAGGAAAGATGGTTTTTAG